Proteins from one Setaria italica strain Yugu1 chromosome V, Setaria_italica_v2.0, whole genome shotgun sequence genomic window:
- the LOC101784747 gene encoding PRA1 family protein B2 gives MASAATATPAPLLPVTNPAAGGGSAPPSGAVLSDAALATPAFRLFVGRLADTARRSLADRRPWTELLDRSAFSRPDSLSEATSRLRRNLGYFRVNYAAVVAFSLAASLLAHPFSLLVLLSILGAWCFLYVFRASDQPVVLFGRTFTDRETLLGLVVASVLAFFLTSVASLIISGLLVGGAIVAAHGACRMPEDLFLDDPSAASNGNTTSRLLSFLASPGSGV, from the coding sequence ATGGCCTCCGCTGCGACTGCGACGCCTGCGCCTTTGCTCCCCGTGACCaacccggcggccggcggcggctccgcgcCGCCCTCGGGCGCGGTCCTCTCCGACGCGGCGCTCGCCACGCCGGCCTTCCGCCTCTTCGTGGGCCGGCTGGCCGACACGGCGCGGCGCTCGCTCGCGGACCGGCGTCCCTGGACGGAGCTGCTGGACCGGTCGGCCTTCTCCCGCCCGGACTCCCTCTCCGAGGCCACCTCGCGGCTGCGGCGCAACCTCGGCTACTTCCGAGTCAACTACGCCGCCGTGGTCGCCTTCTCCCTCGCGGCCTCGCTCCTGGCGcaccccttctccctccttgtCCTCCTCAGCATCCTCGGCGCCTGGTGCTTCCTCTACGTCTTCCGGGCCTCCGACCAGCCCGTCGTGCTCTTCGGCCGCACCTTCACCGACCGCGAGACGCTGCTCGGCCTCGTCGTCGCGTCCGTGCTCGCCTTCTTCCTCACCTCCGTGGCTTCGCTCATCATCTCCGGGCTCCTCGTCGGGGGCGCCATCGTCGCCGCGCACGGCGCTTGCCGCATGCCGGAGGACCTCTTCCTTGATGATCCCAGCGCTGCGTCCAATGGCAACACCACCAGCAGGCTGCTGTCCTTCCTCGCGTCGCCCGGATCTGGGGTTTGA